One genomic window of Ilyobacter polytropus DSM 2926 includes the following:
- the hflK gene encoding FtsH protease activity modulator HflK, with protein MGKEDNMYTLEELLELIKTRLGGFGKFIFVPILFIYLLTGVFVVGPDEEAAILLFGKYQKTAGPGINWYFPVPIASRIKVKTTKVYRVEVGFRTVSPGPPAKYKDMREESLILTGDENILDVDFSVQYKITDLKKYLFNLGDPYKTIKDASESSMRQIVGKYNIDETLTEGKSNIQMQTREKLQEILKKYDSGITVLNVQLQDVQPPEEVVQAFKDVASAREDRIRYINEANGYRNDIIPKARGEAFKVLNDAEGYKEKRVKESQGDVVRFLKLYENYKLGKEVTKTRLYLENLERNLKDVDKVIIDSDVKNGVLNLIQEEGKTNEKGN; from the coding sequence ATGGGTAAAGAAGATAATATGTACACTTTAGAAGAATTGCTAGAACTAATAAAAACCCGTCTGGGAGGATTTGGAAAATTTATTTTTGTTCCTATTTTATTTATTTACCTTCTCACTGGAGTTTTTGTAGTAGGACCAGATGAAGAAGCGGCAATACTGTTGTTTGGTAAATATCAAAAGACAGCTGGACCGGGTATAAACTGGTATTTTCCAGTACCGATAGCTTCACGGATTAAGGTAAAAACCACAAAAGTGTACCGTGTAGAAGTAGGATTCAGAACTGTGAGTCCTGGACCTCCTGCAAAATATAAAGATATGAGAGAAGAATCTCTTATTCTAACAGGGGATGAGAATATTCTTGATGTAGATTTTAGTGTCCAATATAAGATAACAGATCTAAAAAAGTATTTATTCAACCTGGGAGATCCGTATAAAACAATAAAAGATGCCTCAGAATCAAGTATGAGACAGATAGTTGGTAAATACAATATAGATGAAACTCTTACAGAGGGAAAATCAAATATACAGATGCAGACTCGTGAGAAACTGCAGGAAATACTCAAAAAATACGACAGTGGAATCACAGTTTTAAATGTACAGCTTCAGGATGTACAACCACCTGAAGAGGTTGTACAGGCCTTTAAAGATGTAGCCAGTGCCAGAGAAGACAGAATTCGTTATATAAATGAAGCCAATGGTTATAGAAATGATATAATACCAAAGGCTAGAGGTGAAGCCTTTAAAGTTTTAAATGATGCTGAAGGGTATAAAGAAAAGAGGGTAAAAGAGTCACAGGGAGACGTAGTAAGGTTCTTGAAACTCTATGAAAATTATAAATTGGGTAAAGAAGTGACAAAAACAAGACTTTATCTTGAAAATCTTGAGAGAAATCTTAAAGATGTTGACAAGGTAATCATAGACTCTGATGTTAAAAACGGAGTACTGAACCTGATTCAAGAGGAGGGGAAGACAAATGAAAAAGGGAATTAA